TGGTCAACTTGTAAATCAAGCAGTCAGATGTTTAGGAAATGTAGTTACAATTAAGGAAGAATTGGAGATTGAAGTTGACAACAACTGCCATGTGATCGGTATACTTTAGTATGAAATGTGTCTAAACAATATTTATGAGTTCACTTTTTGGATATATAGGATTTGGAAAGGCTGTGTTAGCAATGGCTCTCCAAATGGACACAATTATTGGGCACCACACGATGAAAGGAATCATCTCAATACCACATGGAGTGATGTCACAGTACAGTCTGCCAGATCAGTTTCTGAAACGGTACACCATCTATGAAGGTGCGGTCAACAACATTCCCGATGAAGAGTCCTTAAAAGCAActaaagaaatagaagaaatggTTTCAAACTTGAAAGACTGtgatgttttgtttgtattaaTATCAGGTATTTCCTTATTCCGTATTTCCTAAAGATTTTAACATTGCTAGAATTAATGCTTTTATTTACAGGAGGTGGATCTGCATTACTGGCATCACCAGTAGATGACCTCACTCTGGATGACAAGCAGAAAACCATACAACTATTGTCAAAGAGCGGTGCAAACATACAGGAATTGAATTCAGTAAGAAAGAAACTATCTCGAATCAAGGGCGGGAAACTAGCTCAGCTTTCATACCCAGCTACAACCGTGGCTCTAATTCTCTCTGACGTTATCGGCAACCCACTTGATGTCATAGCCAGCGGACCGACTGTCGAAAATAAAGATCCACAGAACAGAGGCTGGAATATCATTCAGAAATACCAGTTGGAAAACCAACTGCCTGTAAAAGTAGCAAAGTGTCTCTCGTTCACGTCGCCTAGGAACGAAATTTCATTCGATCACGTCCGGAATTATTTGATTGGTAATATTAAAGGTTGAAAATAAATCTTTAGTAGTCAAGGTTAACTGTTGTAATGTTTTTTTAGGAAGCAACCTAACTGCGTTACAGGCAGCTGAAGCTCACGCTACCCAGATTGGGTTTGTCACGGCCGTCTTGAGCGACCATATTCAAGGAGAAGCCAAAGAAATAGGCAAGAACTTTGCTCAAATAGCTCGAATTGTTGCCCAGATGATGGCAAAATCTAACGATCAACATAAACACATGGAAGCGTTATCTGTCGCGGCGGAGAACTTGAACGTTGACCCACGTTTCTGCTGCACCCTGGAGAGGCTGATTCGAGGATGCTTCAACACTCGCAAAAACTTGTGTCTTATTGGTGGAGGAGAGACCACAGTGTCAGTTCGAGGTTCTGGTCTCGGAGGAAGGAATCAAGAAATGGTGTTGAGCTATTTGGTGGAAACAGCTGAGAATCCAGCTTCCTTAGACGAACTAGATGTTGTTTTTCTAAGCGCTGGAACAGATGGTAATATTAATTTACTGACATCTAATCGTATTATTTTTGCCTATAGTCTGTTTACTTATCTATAGGTATTGATGGGCCGACTGCAGCAGCTGGGGCTACGACTTGTGATGGCCTATTTAAAGAAGCTCAAGCACAAGGTCTTGATCCCATCACCTACCTGGATAACAACGATTCATACAACTTCTTCCACCTATTTCAGCAAGGTAATTATCATTTGATCACTGGGCCAAGTGGCACCAATGTCATGGACATCCATATTCTTTGCTTTAATTGGAAGCAAAGAAATGTATCCTTGTAGTTATGCTTGCCGGCAATCTTTCCTATCGATCAAGACCAAAATGTGTCGACATAGGCATGTGCAAGCAACAGTCATTCGTTGTGTTATCGGGCATTTAAAGAATAAGGAAGTGTATACATAATTCATTGGCCTACCAACTGCGTCAAAGCGTCAAGTGGAAAATAACCCCGACCACCGACgttttgtaaatgtttttctttttgcggtTATGATTTTCCTTCCGTAGCTTGACAAAGTTATTTCTCAATCACCAacatttcgcctcgtttccCTTTCAGTTCCGTGCCTTctgaaaaagagataaagagagcagttcttttttaaattataaatctTTGTATTGAAATCTCTTCACAGCTCAAGTTTATACtgtttatataagaaaaatgctTAATTAGTTTGGAAAGGAAAATCGTAATAAATCTgaaaattaatacaaataaaattatagcAACTAGCATATAATATACagctttttaaataaattgacaTCACAAAAGTTAACGCCAACGTGGTCTCACCGACCCTTGTTGAAGTCTACGAACGGTAGCAGGGCGAGATGTCACTGACGACAGAGAACGGCGACGAGTAACTGCATAAATATAAGACTTAAATAACTCGattgaaatttataaa
The window above is part of the Daphnia pulex isolate KAP4 chromosome 3, ASM2113471v1 genome. Proteins encoded here:
- the LOC124190965 gene encoding glycerate kinase-like codes for the protein MVNVMNEIRLIYKAAVDAVKPGQLVNQAVRCLGNVVTIKEELEIEVDNNCHVIGFGKAVLAMALQMDTIIGHHTMKGIISIPHGVMSQYSLPDQFLKRYTIYEGAVNNIPDEESLKATKEIEEMVSNLKDCDVLFVLISGGGSALLASPVDDLTLDDKQKTIQLLSKSGANIQELNSVRKKLSRIKGGKLAQLSYPATTVALILSDVIGNPLDVIASGPTVENKDPQNRGWNIIQKYQLENQLPVKVAKCLSFTSPRNEISFDHVRNYLIGSNLTALQAAEAHATQIGFVTAVLSDHIQGEAKEIGKNFAQIARIVAQMMAKSNDQHKHMEALSVAAENLNVDPRFCCTLERLIRGCFNTRKNLCLIGGGETTVSVRGSGLGGRNQEMVLSYLVETAENPASLDELDVVFLSAGTDGIDGPTAAAGATTCDGLFKEAQAQGLDPITYLDNNDSYNFFHLFQQGNYHLITGPSGTNVMDIHILCFNWKQRNVSL